In one Tripterygium wilfordii isolate XIE 37 chromosome 22, ASM1340144v1, whole genome shotgun sequence genomic region, the following are encoded:
- the LOC119990723 gene encoding ER membrane protein complex subunit 8/9 homolog: MGELKYEISQEAYMKLVLHALKHKIAAVNGVLVGRVSPQNDDVVEISDSVPLFHSHLTLLPNLEIALIMIEEHYAAQGLGIVGYFHANERFDDLELGNVAKNIGDHICRYFPQSPILLLDNKKLEALPKAKDRSPVMQFYVRDASKNWKLVGSDGNSRLTIKEPSANILLLDHISSEKWLEVVDFDDHLDDVSKDWLNPELFK, encoded by the exons ATGGGTGAGTTGAAGTACGAGATCTCGCAAGAAGCGTACATGAAGCTGGTTCTTCATGCTCTGAAGCATAAGATTGCGGCGGTCAACGGGGTCCTCGTGGGCCGTGTCTCCCCTCAAAACGATGACGTTGTTGAGATCTCCGACTCCGTCCCTCTCTTCCACTCCCATCTTACCCTTCTACCTAACCTCGAGATCGCCCTCATCATG ATAGAGGAACATTATGCTGCTCAAGGGCTGGGTATAGTGGGTTATTTTCATGCGAATGAGAGGTTTGATGATCTGGAGCTTGGCAATGTGGCCAAGAACATTGGAGATCACATTTGTCGCTACTTTCCCCAATCTCCCATCCTCCTG TTAGATAACAAAAAACTTGAAGCTTTACCTAAAGCGAAAGACCGGAGCCCTGTCATGCAG TTCTATGTGAGGGATGCATCCAAAAATTGGAAGCTAGTTGGATCAGATGGAAACAGCAGATTGACAATCAAAGAGCCATCTGCAAATATACTTTTACTGGATCATATTTCATCTGAGAAGTGGCTGGAAGTTGTAGATTTCGATGATCACCTTGATGACGTTAGCAA GGACTGGCTGAATCCAGAGCTCTTCAAATAA